Below is a genomic region from Equus quagga isolate Etosha38 chromosome 17, UCLA_HA_Equagga_1.0, whole genome shotgun sequence.
GTGTTCTGGAGTCAAtagggtggggagaagggtggggTCTGGCTCCAGGGTATTCAAAGCCCCTTCCCCACAGGCTTCGTGAAGCACACACCCACCAAGCTTCGTGCACCAGCCTACAGCTTCCGAGGGGCCCCCATGCTCCTGGCAGAGAACTGCTCCCCTGGGCCTCGCTACAGTGTGAACCCCAAGATACTGAGGACTGGAAAGGACCTTGGCCCTGCCTACTCCATCCTGGGGCGCTACCGCACCAAGACCACACTGACCCCCGGCCCTGGTGAGTGACcttggcccagcccagcccagccagtaGCCACTGCATGTCCTGGTGAGGCAAGGGTGTGAGGGAGCACACCCATCCTCGTCCTCCTGTCCCAGCTTTCTCCTTGAGGGAGATACCATGAGGCCTGGGAGCTGCTGAATGTAAAGCAGCCTCGGAGGCCCTTGAGCCCAGGTCTATCCTGGGCTTTTCTTGGCCTGAGTCCCTGTACCAGGTCCACATCAgaccccactctccctcctcaaAAGTGGCCTCTGTCTCCCGCATTCCCGCAGCCAGCCTTTCCATCCTGGACACGCCCTGACCAATCTCAGTCACCATCCATGTTGGGGCCTGGAGGCCCCATGCCTGCAATGTTGGGGGGTCCTCCTTGAGCCCCAGAGCCAGGCACCTGCATGGATGGTCCTTGCCCTCCCAGCACCTTCTCCACTCCTTTCCTCCCCTAGGTGACTACTTCCCAGAGAAATCTACCAAGTATGTGTTTGACTCAGCGCCCAGCCACTCCATTTCTGCCCGGACCAAGACCTTCCGAGTGGACAGCACTCCAGGTCCGCAGCAGCCCCCACAGCCCACCGCCAACTGGGTCGGGGATCCCAGGTGGGGCAAGTGGGGCAGGTGGGGGTGAGCAACCTAATGGCTAGTCTCCTGGAGCTGGAAAGTCCCAGGGAAGGAGCTGGTGGAGGTTCTGGACACGGGACCCTGTCCAGCCTGAGACTCAGTGCCCATGCACCCTGCAGGCCCTGCCGCCTACATGCTGCCCATGGTGATGGGGCCCCACACTGTCGGCAAGGTCTCCCAGCCCTCCTTCTCCATCAAGGGCCGCAGCAAGCTGGGCAGCTTCAGCAACGACCTGCATAAGgcaagggcagagccagggccgACCACTGCTTATCCCCGGGAGAGATGGCTCAGCTGACCCCCTCTCCCAGAACGCAGGACCCAACCAGCCTAACTCCACCCTCCTAAAGCCCCTCAGCTCTTCATCCTCTGGGTGCCTGGGCACTACCTCTGCCCCCTCCAGTGCTGAGGGGGGCTGACAAAGGACAGGACACAGAGGCCAAGGCCTGGCAGGGAGACAGTGACAGTGCTGAGGAGGGCTGAGCAGGAAAGGGGTTTAGGGAGCGCTGCTTGGAGGGCGAGGAGCAGTCTTAGAGAGGGACACGCAGGAAGCAGATGAAGAGAAGCAGCTGTGGGATACTGGAGGGGAAGGTCCTAGCTGCCTGCAGAAATAGctgatgcaaaggccctggggggATGTGTGGCCCAGAGCTTGCGCAGCCTGGGAGACTGGCAAGGTGGCGTCACAGCATCACGACCTTACTGGCCCAGCCCAGCACACAAGCCTCAAGTCCAGGACAGCCTCCCAGCCAGGAAGGGCCTGTCTCAAGCACACTCACAGAAGGGAGGAGCCTGGGGCTGGCGCATACTTGGGCGTTATTGCCATGGCAAGGCTGAAGGAgggtggtgatgtcccacatggGGAAGGGGTCCCACAGCACTGGGTGTGACTGCTGACTGGAGATGGAAGGGGCCCAACACACAAACGCACAGTGACTGACCCCCACTGTCCGACGCTGGCCCCCTGCCTTCTGGGGTCACATGCCCTGGCAGGCcgagcctctctgagcctcttttccCTCCCAGACCCCAGGTCCTGCAGCCTACCAGCAGACCGATGTGCAGGTGACTAAGTTCAAGGCTCCACAGTACACCATGGCTGCCCGAGTGGTGCCCCCAGGGGACAAGACTCTCAAGCCAGGACCAGGAGCCCACAGCCCAGAGAAGGTCTGCGAAGGGCACAGCCCAGAGGGGTgcagtggggagtgggggtgaCATGGCCACCACCAGAGGGCACAGCCCAGGGGGGTTGACTTTGGGGTCATGGCACTGGGGGGTTGGGTTACAGGGCACAGCCcggggggttgggaggagggaatGGCCCAGGGGGATGGTGGAGGATGGGCCTGTGAGCCTGCATGGGTCACAGCAGCCATGCACCCTCAGAATGCTGTGCCTTTCTGGTACCTGACCCTTTTCTCCAGCTGGCAGTCTCTGCATCACCAGACAGTAGGGACAGTTAATGCTGCTGAGTGCTCACCACATGCCAGACTCTGAGTTCAAAACTGGCAGTGTGGCCTTTGTGCTGGTACAGCAAGGTCACCGTCagcagccccagctccagccccagtgaGGGCAGAGCCTGCAGGTGGGGGCAAGGTTGCCAGTTCCTCTCATAGCCTCTGCTTTCCCAGGTGACAGTGACCAAGCCCTGCGCCCCCATTGTCACCTTTGGCATCAAACATTCTGACTACATGACACCCCTGGTCGTGGACGTGGAATAGCCTtggaccccaccccagcctgcctcCTGAGCCTCTGTATATCACATTCCCACAAGACTCCCTGGGCCACAGGCTTGGGCCTCCTCCACCAGCTGGGCTGCAGCCAGCTTGGCCCTGCAGGACAGAGCACGCTTGTTGGACAATTGTAACCAGTTATTTTTTCTATGCAACTTTCTCCTTTGCTAATCTTGTTTCCTGATGTGCCCAGATACTTAATAAATCACAGAATCCATTAGCAATGGGTTTGTCCTAGGGGGAAGGGTCATGCTTTTCCAGAACAGGGCCCCCATGGGCTGCAGTGCCAGCCCCGTCGGGTCCCATCCTGGCTTTGAGGCCCTGGGGTATGAATACAGAGAGGGGAGGGCTCCAGAGTgtcaggccctgcccagcctgctCTCCTGATTCCCTCTGCCTTGAGCCCTGCCCTCCAAGTTTTGTTGTACACCCCGAAGATGATCACACCTGCATCCGTCACTCCCATGTGCTCTCCTCCCTGCATGACTCTCCCCATCGGAGAGATGTGCTGTGTGTCCCTTGAGTCCTGTGACCGCCCTGAACAGTGATGCTGCGTGACTTCTGGGGCCAGGCCACattaacatacaaaggaaacagCTTCTGCATGGGTATGCCCCCTTTGCACACCTCCAGGACCAGCCACCGCATGGTGAGGAAGCTCGACACACAGCAAGGCCACGTGCAACGGCCAGGTAGTCAGTCCAGCTGGGCCCTCAGCTCACACCAGCAGGAACTGCAGACATGAGCGAGCCTTTGGGCAACGGCAGCACCCGCCTCACAACTGGGCGCTGATATCCTAGAGCAGAGACATCAGTCCCTGCTCTGCCTGTCACAAACTCTGAGCACAGTAACTTTGGGACATAAATTGTTACTGTAATGTTATGTGgctaagttttttcttttttttgaggaagattagccctgagctgactactgccaatcctctttttgctgaggaagactggccctgagctaacatccatgcccatcttcctctactttacacgtgagacgcctaccacagcatggcttttgccaagcggtgccatgtccgcacccgggatccaaaccggtgaaccccgggccgccgagaagcagaatgtgtgaacttaaccgctgcgccatggggccagcccctgtggctaAGTTTTAAGGTTACCTGTCACACATCAAAGGTAACACAGGAAGCATGGGAGGACGCGGGCAGAGAAGGTGGTGTCTGAGCTGTACCTGGAGAGGCATTCCAAGAGGCTGCAGAGTCCAAGGCCAGACCTCTGGGTTTCACTCCACCTTGGGGAGAGGTCACTATGGACCTCAGGGCAGCTGTCCCTGTCCGTCACCCCTGTGGGACAGTCGGCTGAGGCTGTACAAAGCACAATACAGCTGCTGACCCTCACTCAGCTGTGACCCTGCCAGGCCACTGCTCTAAGCACCTCACGCTTATCCATTTCATCCTTAAGAGATAACACCATCATCAGCCCCACCTGAGTGACTGAAACTTGGGCAGAGAAAGGTTGACCAGTAGGAAAGGGCAAGCATGTGACCACCCTCCCAAGGGGACAAATGAGGAGGGGTGCAGGGACCCCGGGGCACCGGAGacggggaaggaaggagggtctAGACAGTCAATGCCCACAGCCAGTCTGTCGACCATAGTCAGTTCCAGACAAAACTCTCTCAAGCCAGCAGGGAAACAAGGACACCAAAGACTAGTGTACTTTGTCATGAAGCTGTTTACTCCAACCTTTAGTGTTAAATGTCTTGTTCTTGAATTATGGGACAGGACTGGGCAATCTGTTCCCACTTGGCACAGACTGGGGACCCAGGTCCTTCTTTGTTGTCCCAGTATCGGGATCAATGTCAGCAAACCCTAGTGATCCACAAGATGAGGTGCTGAGGGCACAGGGCCGAGCAGAGGGAAGCAAAGACCCCACAGGAAACCCTGCTCTGCCACAGTGGCAGCAGGGCTGCCACGCCCCCTCCGTGGAATTCATCCCAAAACAAcgagaatgagaaacaaaaagcaaacctGAAAGGAACTAAACCCCAGACCCCAAGAACTGGCAGGGCTGCAGGAAGCCAAGGAGATGGAAGTGGGGAGGCAGAGACAAGAGACCTGAGGTGAAAACGGAGGTCTCAAGAGAGCAGCAAAAAGCACTTTCCAAGGTCACCCTGAAACACAAAATCTAACTTCCGAGTCTGCACTGGCAAGACGAGCGGACACAGCACAGCAACGGCATCCTCGGGTGTGACGGACTTCCCGTGGCTGAGCCAAGCTCTCAGGAGGTGAGGTTAGACCTCAGGCCCAGGAAAGGCAGGGGATGCAGAGCTTGGGTTCAAGTGTGTCTGCAGGCCCGTGGCAACACTGGATGCAGACACTGTGCAGGCAGTGGCTATCAAGCTTGGTGACCAGTGGGCAGGTCCCCACGACAGGTGTGATGAGATAAGCAGAAGGCTAATCCAAAGCCATGGTGACAGTGACGCTGGGGAGTGAGGAAGGACCACGAGAACCTGTGAAGGAATGTCGGGAGGGGGAAGCAGTCAAGCCCCAGAGACATGGAGGCAGGAAGATCGATCTCACTGGGTGAGAATCGAGCACACTGGAGTGGGGCCCTCAGAACAGAGCGCCTAGAGGAGTGGGGCGATCAGAAAAGAACACCTGGAGGGGTGGGGTGATCAGAACACCTGGAGAAGTGGGGTGATCATAACAGAACACCTGGAGAAGTGGGGCGACCAGAACACCTGGAGGAGGGGTGCGGTAATTGGAAAAGAACACCTGAAGGAGTGGGGTGATCAGAACAGAGCACCTGGAAGCAAGAAGGTGGgatcctcctcctccaggaggctgAAGGGCCCAGCCAGGTGTGATGGCACGGAGAAGAGTGCTGTGGTGAGAGGCTGGGCTGCTGGAGGgaagtgggagaggaaggggaaaggaggaggacagGAGCAGCAGCGGCACCAGGAGGCAAGGTGCCCGGGGATGGAGACCAAAGCAAAGGGGCGTCAGGAGCTGAGAGGTACCAGGCTGTGGCTGACACGTGGTCAATATGTGTGACCACACAAGGTGTGACCACGTGGGTGCGTGAACAGTGAGCCAATAATGATTGGGAAATAAGGGAGTGACTGGGAAGGCAGAAAATAAGAACAAGGACAAGGAACAACAGAGGCGATAACTCATTTCTTACAAGTGTTTTCATGTGAAAACAAAGCTGCTGGGATCTCACTGTGGGGTGAGAAGAGGCCACTGGTCCAGCTGGACTTGTGGTTCGGTTGGTGCGAGCATGGGGCTGACAAAGCGGGTAGTGAAGGCCCAGGAAGAGGTGGGCAAGGAGGGCAGTctgcagaggctggggaggagggagttgCTCAGAGCTCCCTCATAGCAAGGGGAGATTTGCTATGGGAGGAAGCGCTGGACTTAGGGGAAGGGAAATTGCCTAGTGATCCTAAAGAAGTGACctatgggtcctatgaagagaaTCCTTACAGGGAAGCCTCCTGTCTAGAAACACAGAAGGACCCCCACACCCTTCCTGACTCTGAAATGCCAAATGGGCCTATTTCTAGACATCTTGTCTCCGAAAATACATCTTTGGTGCTGGGAAGACCTTGCATCCTGAGAAAATGCGAGTGTCTGCTCCTGGATACATGGCCACAAGATCCAGAAGGATCGGGGCCCAGCGCCTTCAGCCAAGACTGCAGCCCACTCCTTCATCCGCAAGCCCCTAAACTTCCCCGAGGGTCGGGCTTCAGCTATGGGACTGGAGAGCAGGCACAGAGACCCAGTACAGGACTCTCAACTCCCACTGGTCTGCCCATGCTCAGGATCCCTGGTCAGGAGTCACTGCCACCTCTGGTCTGAGACCTGGTCAGAGAAAACAGTGCTGATTTGAGGTTCACAACCACACCCTCTTCCTGTATCAGCTCCAGGCACCTCAGATACCAGACATGGCCTTACCCAAACTAGCATGGGACAGAGGAGCCTGGAGACGTCAGTCCTGAGGGGCGGGGGAAGGGCTGCTGGCCACAGGTGGCCACATCCAAGATCCCTAGCTGCTCTgctcagtcctggctctgctggcaCCTCTAACACCTGGGCTGGCAGAGGGGGCTGAACTTTGGTTTCCCCAAAGGAAAGGGCCTCTTGCACACCTGGGACCAACCAACATGAGCTCACTGGGTCAGAAGCAGCCATGGGCTCCCAGCCACAAGGAAGAAGATTCCTAAGCCACGATCATCATTTCAAAGGAGTATTCTGTAGGAAGGTCCTCTGGAGCCCAAGACATCAGGCAGGGTAAGACGCTGGTTGCCCCGTGCACCCACAGAAGGCAGCTCCCACTGGCTCACGTCCTTGCCCTTGACAGAAGGTAGGAGAGGATGAAGAAGGCCACGATCAGTCCCACAGCCACACCGCATAGGAGCTTCCGGTTGTCTCGCCCAGACCGCGCCATCATGGAAAAGCGCTTCACACTCCCCGTGAGCAGGCTCGTCATGCTTGTGAAATCCGTGTCCTGAGGGAGGAATCCCAGCACCATCACATGAGTGCAGCCTCCAAGACCCACGTGAAGATGCTGCAGGAGACATGGGGGCCTGTATAGCAGGCGAAGTGGGGCAAAGGTGACGAAAATATTCACACATACCACAGACCCTTACCATGCCATCCAGGTACCGGTTCTGGTCCTCTGCATCCCGATCGATGTCCAGGGCCAGCTGGTCAGGACAGAGGGGTCAGAGTCAGGCCAGGGAAGACACACAGGATGGTACCTGACCCCCTATAAGACCAGCAGACCCTGCCAACTACTCTG
It encodes:
- the BET1L gene encoding BET1-like protein, with translation MADWARAQSPGAVEEILDRENKRMADSLASKVTRLKSLALDIDRDAEDQNRYLDGMDTDFTSMTSLLTGSVKRFSMMARSGRDNRKLLCGVAVGLIVAFFILSYLLSRART
- the ODF3 gene encoding outer dense fiber protein 3, with product MAEEVWVGTWRPHRPRGPIMALYSSPGPKYLIPPTTGFVKHTPTKLRAPAYSFRGAPMLLAENCSPGPRYSVNPKILRTGKDLGPAYSILGRYRTKTTLTPGPGDYFPEKSTKYVFDSAPSHSISARTKTFRVDSTPGPAAYMLPMVMGPHTVGKVSQPSFSIKGRSKLGSFSNDLHKTPGPAAYQQTDVQVTKFKAPQYTMAARVVPPGDKTLKPGPGAHSPEKVTVTKPCAPIVTFGIKHSDYMTPLVVDVE